The Cloeon dipterum chromosome 3, ieCloDipt1.1, whole genome shotgun sequence genome includes a region encoding these proteins:
- the LOC135940932 gene encoding uncharacterized protein LOC135940932, whose translation MESHSKFDPKPLGTTVLSRETIVAALRSGPTNFINRKHISCNVDLSPLVKEEELNYLRLRYNEYLLQYATGPVNLEHLQVHLGQREEEAGAKELELEALRDEMARADMERRNSTGLLAQEAQEHHLQVTRLEQEMQELRNEIWRLQEGIGAGALKQMNMELDCAIHELEHLEFDVDQRLQNIESLESKVAEKDGLLAHTRSELESILSILDQIESNSARKMHSMNEAIVLKESQLSELHLQIEALNTCMQNLKNDLQSCQDEAELLKNSVMEKNIMIENFTNDNTKIVIELESLKSNLSQSDMNGTENSNSSEEHRLTQDRIEELEKQLEARKRADEEAKYTNKTMAAEIEGALKILDVSTIRVEELIHENEVLKYSIADLERNQAKTGITQEERSAVRRVFKDELDIIVDYMKKNNGTVSPIKSSSNSHILNELEAADQTLMAVENMLLKRGTAAAANDAPAWKRLGSFFVRYYPLLLTILFFILVIRVNIFCMGSWNLWLPYFLFSALSFTLPHPFGAIASLLAAFVVAASFFV comes from the exons ATGGAATCCCACTCGAAGTTTGATCCGAAACCACTCGGCACCACGGTTTTAAGCCGCGAAACGATCGTGGCGGCTCTGAGAAGCGGACCgaccaattttataaatcggAAGCACATCTCTTGCAACGTCGACCTTTCGCCTCTGGTCAAGGAAGAGGAACTCAACTACCTGCGGCTCCGCTACAACGAGTATCTTTTGCAATACGCGACCGGCCCGGTGAATCTGGAACACCTTCAGGTACACCTTGGCCAGCGAGAGGAAGAGGCAGGGGCCAAGGAGTTGGAACTTGAGGCGCTCAGGGACGAAATGGCAAGGGCTGACATGGAAAGACGCAACTCAACCGGTTTGCTGGCTCAGGAAGCTCAGGAGCACCACCTCCAGGTGACACGACTGGAGCAGGAGATGCAAGAACTGAGAAATGAAATATGGCGTTTGCAAGAGGGCATAGGAGCAGGAGCCTTAAAGCAAATGAATATGGAGTTGGATTGCGCCATTCATGAGTTGGAACACTTGGAATTCGACGTCGATCAAAGATTGCAGAACATTGAG AGCTTGGAGTCAAAAGTCGCTGAAAAGGATGGTTTGCTGGCACACACAAGATCTGAGCTAGAGAGCATCTTGTCGATTTTGGATCAGATTGAAAGCAATAGTGCCAGGAAAATGCATTCTATGAACGAAGCAATCGTCTTAAAGGAGTCTCAACTCTCTGAATTGCACCTGCAAATCGAAGCCTTGAACACGTGCATGCAGAATCTGAAAAATGACTTGCAATCCTGTCAGGACGAAGCCGAACTGCTAAAGAATAGTGTCATGGAGAAAAACATCATGATCGAAAACTTCACGAATGACAACACGAAAATCGTTATTGAGCTAGAGAgtttgaaaagcaatttaagtCAAAGTGACATG aaTGGCACTGAAAACTCAAATTCTTCGGAGGAACATCGTCTCACACAGGATCGAATAGAAGAACTGGAGAAACAGCTTGAGGCGAGGAAAAGAGCGGATGAAGAAGCCAAGTACACCAACAAGACTATGGCTGCTGAGATCGAGGGGGCATTGAAAATTCTGGACGTCAGCACTATCAGGGTCGAAGAACTGATCCACGAAAACGAAGTCTTAAAATATAGCATCGCCGATCTAGAGCGCAATCAAGCGAAGACGGGAATTACACAGGAAGAACGCAGTGCAGTCAGACGGGTTTTCAAAGACGAATTGGACATCATCGTCGACtacatgaaaaagaataatGGCACA GTGAGTCCCATCAAATCCTCTTCAAATTCGCACATTCTGAACGAACTAGAGGCCGCAGACCAAACCCTGATGGCCGTCGAAAATATGCTTCTGAAGCGCGGAACTGCTGCAGCAGCGAACGACGCTCCTGCTTGGAAGCGCTTGGGCAGCTTCTTTGTCCGCTACTACCCCTTGCTGCTGACTATCCTCTTTTTCATCTTGGTCATCAGGGTCAACATCTTCTGCATGGGCAGCTGGAACTTGTGGCTGCCCTACTTCCTCTTTTCGGCGCTGTCCTTCACCCTGCCCCACCCGTTCGGGGCCATCGCGTCCCTGCTGGCGGCCTTCGTGGTCGCCGCCTCGTTCTTTGTCTGA